CACTTATGACAAAGACATGCAAGATGTGCTATATTTCTCCAGAACATTTCTCCCCAGGAAAAACAACTTAAAATAGAGAATTTTGAGGGAACAAAGCTTTATTTcagcaaatgtttttaaaataaaaatctaatcCAACCAGAAATCTGTATCATGCATGAATTGTTTCAGACATGTGTCTTCTTTTTtcaggttaattttttttccagtccctGCCTTTTGATTACATCCACTGTAGAGATGTTTCACAGCATGGCTCCTCATGCATCACAGCTGGAAATTTGAGTTTCCTCTGCTGGTAAAGTCTCTGGCATTTATCTGTGacactggagggaaaaaacccaaagaagaCAAAGCCCACCAAAATGCCTCTACATATGGATTCTCATTCAAAGGTTCAGCAGTCTACTCTGCCCCATCACCCACTGTGCACTATGGCTATCAGGCCCTTTGCTACTTTCCTTAGGGAAAGTCTTCCTCACTTTGTTCCATCCTGGAAGACTGGCCTCAAAAACAAGGGTCAAATTATACACATATCTGCAGTGGGAGGCCTGACTGACACTCTAATCTTCCTGTGTTGGTGTGCCAATGGAAGATGTCCAGCAGAATTTGGTCACCAAAATTATGGCCCCATCTGAGAAacagtgctgcaggaattttCATTCAAAGCAAAATCCAATCCAAAGGCAGACTTTTGGAGAAAACCTGTACCGACCTCAAGCCAGTAACCCTTCAATGCCAAGTAGAGAGCACATCTCTGAAGGAGATGAGGGGACCTGCTCAATGGCCAGAGACAAAGAAGGctacaaaaaaccccatggaATTACCAAAAATTCCCTACTGTGGTGTGATGATACTTTACCTGACATGAAGGCTGCTAGTAAAAATTTAAgcccagaaaatattttgtgcacACTTAGATGGCACAGGGAGTTGATATCAGTAAAGCATTTGCTAAACTGTCTGCAGAGGCTCACAGTCTGAGGAGGAACTCATAAGCTTTGGATACTTAATATAAACTCAGAGGTGGAGTCAACTAGGAACCGAGCTCTAGAGCAAGATCAATAACATCAAAAGCAAAGTAAGGATAAAAGAAGTAAATCCATTTTGCCTGAGTGCTCCctttgggcagtgccagcctctTTCCCCCTCATGCAGGGAAGTGTCCTATGCTATACAGCGTGGTGCTGAAATGTATGGAGCTTTCCCACCTTTGAGCACTGCACACCTCTCTGCAcaagaaaaatactgtgtttcCAAAGGTGATGAACTCCCTTAGTTTGCAATGGCTCCAGCATTCCTGAAAACCAATAGGTCTCTGGGCTCATGGGCAATCACGGCCTGAGAAAGCTTTTCAgtaggttttttattttttattttttttttttttcatccctttaCCAAACAGCATTTGTTATGAGCATATTCACAGGATCAATTAGGtaggaaaagacctctgagatcgagtccaacctgtgccctaACACCACCTTGACAACTAttccatggcactgagtgccacgtccagtcttcccttgaacacctccagggacagtcCAGTATCTAATCAGCCTTTCTATGAGGAAATAcctcctaatgtccaacctaaaccttcctGAAGCAGCTTGAGACTACGTTCTCTCATCCTTGTCCCTGCCTGCCGGGGACAATAGTGGCACCTTGCTCCCTTTATTTCCCGCTCGGGCGCTCTGGGATCCCCAGGCTCCGAGGGCTCGGGAAGCAGAGGCGCTGCCGGGCAGGATCGGCCCTCACGGCTGTGCCCGCCCCCGCAGCGACAGCTCCCGGAAACcggaaagaggggaaaaaataaaaaataaaatccaagtaAAACCCCGCCTCAAAAGCGCTTCCTTTTCCGCCCAAGCCCCGCCCCGGCGGTGGAGTGACGCCCTCGGCAGCTCCGTGCGACGTGTCCCTCGGCCCGCGGTGAGGGCGGCTCGGCGGGCCCGGCAGTCCCCGGGAGACGGGGACCAGGGAtcagggattgggatggggcCGGGCGGTGGGGATTGGGATGGCGCCGGGGATGGAGATTGCGGGGACTGCGGCAGGCAGGGGGCGAGGGGGAAGGGAGCGGCTGGGGACGCGAGAGAGGCCGCCATCCTACCGGGAACCTCCTGCCAGCGCGTTAATTAACCAGGGATCCGTGTGGATTGACGGGAGCAGATCCCTCCGGTGGGTGTCCTGCTGCGGGAGGGAGGCTCGGCCGCAGCGTTCTGTCCGTGCTCCAACCCCGGCAGCGTTTGGCGTGGGGGTCTCCGCACACCGGCGCCTCCTCTTTATTTAGGAGACTTTGGCGGTGTTCGCAGAAACACGGCGACGGGTCATAAGCTGAAAGCCGAGCTGATGTAGCTGTTGTTCTCCTCTAACGGGCTGAAAGGCATAATTTTCcatatctttttcttttgcagtcaAAAATAGGCCCTCGTGTTTATTTACTGAAACAGTGTCTTAATTTCTTGCAAAGTGGAAGTATTGTAGGTTGGAATATGACACTTTAGGTTATCTTAAGCCTTTAACAGATTTTGTAGGTAACTGCTACTTCAGTAATTAAAAAAGTCTGGTTTTCACTGTATATGTGGAACCATCAATGCTAAATGTGTCTGTCTTTGCAGGCAATCATGGATCAGGTTATGCAATTTGTGGAACCCAGCCGTCAGTTTGTAAAAGATTCCATACGACTTGTTAAGAGATGCACCAAGCCTGACAGGAAAGGTAAAGCACACAACAAACCAGCACGATCCTTATTTCATCTTGTATCTTAGCACATGCCTTTCCATATGTCACTTCTGTTGATTTGTTTGCTGTGGATGTTTCTCAGCTGCCAGTGTGAGATTTAAACTTGAGCTTTAGTTGTCCAAATGTCATTGTGTTCAAGGTTCTGCCTGTAATAAACTTGAGCGTGTTCTTTTCTGGTAGGCATGTGAGTGGTAGGAAAATTCACCTTAGGAGAGAGGTTAAGGAGCTGAAATTCATTGCTCCA
The nucleotide sequence above comes from Oenanthe melanoleuca isolate GR-GAL-2019-014 chromosome 2, OMel1.0, whole genome shotgun sequence. Encoded proteins:
- the SEC61G gene encoding protein transport protein Sec61 subunit gamma isoform X1, with translation MCLSLQAIMDQVMQFVEPSRQFVKDSIRLVKRCTKPDRKEFQKIAMATAIGFAIMGFIGFFVKLIHIPINNIIVGG